In the Propionispora vibrioides genome, one interval contains:
- a CDS encoding DUF1540 domain-containing protein: MDKIRCDVVSCAHNKDRACYANCVDIVGSSARDAQATNCGSFLNKAHYSQLTDNTLSSGSCDCLQCAVETCKYHDNHLCALGSIQVSGGAVDYYTYTQCSSFVCQD; encoded by the coding sequence TTGGATAAAATTCGTTGTGATGTTGTTAGTTGTGCTCATAACAAAGACCGTGCTTGTTACGCAAACTGTGTGGATATTGTGGGAAGCTCGGCACGCGATGCCCAGGCCACCAACTGTGGGTCCTTTTTAAACAAAGCCCACTATTCCCAGCTTACCGACAACACGCTCAGCTCCGGGTCCTGTGACTGTCTGCAATGTGCGGTGGAAACCTGTAAATATCATGACAATCACTTGTGCGCGCTGGGTTCTATTCAAGTCAGTGGCGGCGCCGTCGATTATTACACCTATACTCAGTGTTCCAGCTTTGTCTGTCAGGACTAG
- a CDS encoding NADH peroxidase, whose protein sequence is MKKFVCTVCGYVHEGDEAPDKCPVCKAGKEKFKEMSGELTWADEHRIGATKDIPAEMVEMLRANFTGECTEVGMYLAMSRQADRQGYPEVAEAYKRIAFEEAEHAAKFAELLGEVVAADTKANLSVRVEAEYGACEGKKKLAVMAKQLNFDAIHDTVHEMCKDEARHGCAFKGLLDRYFK, encoded by the coding sequence ATGAAGAAGTTTGTTTGTACGGTGTGCGGCTATGTGCACGAAGGAGACGAGGCACCGGATAAGTGCCCTGTCTGTAAAGCCGGTAAGGAAAAATTCAAGGAAATGTCCGGTGAACTGACTTGGGCCGATGAACACCGGATCGGGGCGACCAAAGATATCCCAGCCGAGATGGTGGAAATGCTGCGGGCCAATTTCACCGGCGAGTGTACGGAGGTGGGGATGTATCTGGCCATGTCGCGACAGGCTGACCGGCAGGGCTACCCGGAAGTGGCGGAGGCCTATAAGCGAATTGCCTTTGAGGAGGCCGAGCATGCCGCCAAATTTGCCGAATTGTTAGGCGAAGTCGTAGCTGCCGATACCAAGGCTAACCTGAGTGTCCGGGTAGAAGCAGAGTATGGTGCCTGTGAAGGAAAGAAAAAACTGGCGGTCATGGCCAAACAGTTGAATTTTGACGCCATTCACGATACGGTGCATGAGATGTGCAAGGATGAGGCCCGGCATGGCTGTGCGTTTAAGGGTCTGCTTGACCGGTATTTTAAATAA